The Neodiprion pinetum isolate iyNeoPine1 chromosome 5, iyNeoPine1.2, whole genome shotgun sequence genome segment GTAAAATGATATGATTGATCTTGATTACGGATAAGTTTTCTCCtaggtattttattttcggcGAAGGGCCGTAACGTTAATGTGACCGTTCGTGCATTTGGACCATCGGCACtggaaaaaatcgtttccCAGAAGAAATGCTTACATCGAAAACTACATACTTGAAGCCAAATTTTAGGTGATTTCATTCAACGTCGCGTGATCGTCAATTTCCGATTAACGACATTATATGATTTGCTATAATTAAGTAACGGGTGAGAAAATGCGATTAAAAGTTGCAATAATGATGGATACATGGTGAATTTAAAAGAATCTAAAACTCAATGAGTTGGCATTCGGAATGTATAATTGACTTGAGACTAGCGCGTGACGAAGTCGCCAAACTTCCGCGACCCgttcatttaaaaaatgtaggTCGCAAATTTATCTCTCGCTTCTCGATCATGTAAACAAATTGACAAGCCGGAAACAATCTGCAACGTGTAACGGCACTCAAAATGGAATAAACTCGAGGTCCTCGGAGGCAGTTCTACACATACTGTACCTATAATTAAGTCGGTAGGTGTGCGAGGTATGGGCGTAACGTACTAGCCGAATACAGGTTGGACAGTTCGTTTTAATCAAACTGACAAGACCTCGTTTCGGAGAAGAGACGAGATGTTGGATTACGTCTGTTCAACGAACGGTAAGACAGGAAGGGGACATCGCGATATAAGGCAACATTTCGGGTAGGACGTTGGCCCGCCTCTTGAGCCGAATAAAATAGTTCGAGTAGGTTGTTCCGAAAATCAGTCGTTCGGTGGATTTTACCGGTATCGCACATCCACATATCAGCGGTAGAGTATAATTCGCGATGAGAGGTTTTTCCATCGTCGTTGCGTGCCTCGTAAGTTTTGGCTGGGAGCAAATTTTCGCGGCACGCGGTCCGATTCAGGAGGCGTTCCAGAATGGCTTGGCCGCACAATATCGGCCGGAAGACTGCGTCTGGAGGAGAGAATACGAGCACCGTTGTCCGGACCCCGACATCCATGTTTATCTGCACAAACTCGGAAAGGAGAGAATAGAGCTGCAACAAGGTTTCGAAGAGTCTCGCGATTGGCTTAACAACGTCAATTTCGATCCAGGCCTGGACAATGTATTTCTGATCCACGGATTCAACGGAGGTGACGGTGTCATGCCCACGGCAGTTCTGAGAGATGCCTACATCCGGAACGGAAGCTACAACGTCTTCGCCGTCGATTGGGGTGCGATGGTGAAGTCACCCTGTTACCCGGCAGCAGTTGCGAACATTCGTTTCGTCGGCAGCTGCCTCGCCAAGGTCTTGACGAACCTTCGTGACCTAGGAATGTCGGTGCCGAGGACAACTTGCGTCGGTCACTCTTTGGGGGCGCATCTTTGCGGCGTGATAGGGAATTATCTGCCCTTTCGATGGGAACGTATCTTCGGTCTCGACCCTGCGAGACCGTTAATATCTCCAAGCCGATTGAACAGGCTTGATATGACGGACGCTAAATTTGTCTGCGCGGTACGCACCAATACCGGTTACTACGGCGATTCATTGCCGGTAGGTCACGTCGACATGTGCGCAAACGGTGGCAAAGCACAACCGTCTTGCTCGAGCGCCGGAAGGCCGGAGCTCTGCAGCCATAATTGGTCGCTGTGCTTCATGGCTGACAGCCTCGACGGACGCAGTGAATTGTACACCGAACCTTGCTCTGCACGGTGTCCACCGCTCCGTAGAATCGGACCTAGGGGTAAGAATTCGCTGGTTATCGGACATAACATGTCCGACAAGACGAGGGGAACCTATTGCGTGTCGACCGACGATTTCCCTTATTGTCCAAAGAGTGATAACGACAGAGGCGACAAGAGATGCTGTCACCTGTAATTCGagtataattttgttttcgaaGACTAGAGCCATGGAGACTAGGGTACAGGAGTCCGATTTCTATTGAAGAGCATACGAAAAAATCGTTCTCGAAAATTTGTCGTTTAATAGTTTTAGATTTCATCAAAAGCAGCGTTGTCATCGTAAAGTTTCGACGTGAAGTTGGTGAGAattgattatatatatgtattcaaacATCGACAGTGACCGATATGAAATTGCCCCTCACCTGAAAGGGAATATCGTTAAGCACGCGTGCCTATGTTAATTATTGTGGAAAAAGTGTTgattattgtcattatattaaagtaggaaattaaatttatcacATATCACTTAGCAAAGATAGCAAAAATATAATGCTTTTTAATTGAATATCTTTATTAACAAAATAAGTAGAGGTTGAGGATCAATATAACCTCAcaaacttataaatttttggCGAAGACGGCTTCATGAAAGAAAAAGCGGATAGTGTGACCTCTGCGAAATTGTTACACGTAGACAGCctcaatattaattttttcatttaatagaGTTGTTTGGGAGAAAGATCacttaaaaattaaaagtgtTTCATTCTTGCTCTCGTGTGTGTTTTTCACGGTGTTTTTATCCCTCTCGGGACTAGTCTCCCCACCACTCGTCGGATCTTTGCGATATCAGCACCATTCAGCGTCAGCCAGCGCAAACCCTATTGTATGGATGTTTGATGCCGGATCAAATGTACGAAAATCGGACTCCTGTACTCTAGTCTCCAAGACTAGAGCCGTGGcgattttagaatttttttgccTCCGCGATTACTCCTCATTGTTATCCATATGACTACAGTATCTTTTCGATTTATTCGCAGTGCAAGAAAAGCGGTATATAATCATGTTCTGATAGGTCAGTAATCACGTGGTACCAAAAGTGtctgaataattttatgaagGAAATTGTAGATGAAGTTATCCTTTCTAACTTGTTATTGAATGTAGTAACTATTTATTAATGTGATACAACGAGCGTGCAGACAGCTAATATTATTTTAGATGTCACTATTCTGTATATTGACTTTCACATTCTGTGTGAAGTTTAAAACTTATTTAagtacaataaaattatttgtagGTACAGTGGatatattgtaaaatattttaaaaacttcaccgtgtacaatattttatagACTAGAAAATACTTCCTAGTCTAACCCAACTGGGATTTATGTAacgttaatattttttcaccacacTTGTATGAAAAGTAGAGCTTTGCGTAGCAGTTTAGCGGTACGAAAGTAGCCAATTTCATCTCTGTGTCGTAAAGATAcattcgcgcatgcgcagtccaCAATTGCTTCACTTTCGTCTCTAGGGAGGAGAACTCGACCGCTCGCGTGCCTCAAAACTACTACGCAAAACTCCAACACCTTTCGTAAACTCGTTATAAAAACTGTCGTGTGTAATTCGGGCTGACAGTTGACGATCGCAACTCGTGTGATTGCCGCCCTCGCTTTGCTCAGGCGCAAACTTCGATCTCGTTGCAATCGCCAACTTTCGTTCTTTGtcacacaatatactattgtTGATATCATAACTTGTAAGCGTGATATGAAATAAGTTGACAATTATATGACATTACCGCGATATGCACATTGAGAATGGCGAATCGATTCGAGCGTTTTTCAAGGCTCCAGAGATATGATTTTTGTATCAAGATCTTCCATTAGAAATGACGATTAATGA includes the following:
- the LOC124219470 gene encoding phospholipase A1-like, which gives rise to MRGFSIVVACLVSFGWEQIFAARGPIQEAFQNGLAAQYRPEDCVWRREYEHRCPDPDIHVYLHKLGKERIELQQGFEESRDWLNNVNFDPGLDNVFLIHGFNGGDGVMPTAVLRDAYIRNGSYNVFAVDWGAMVKSPCYPAAVANIRFVGSCLAKVLTNLRDLGMSVPRTTCVGHSLGAHLCGVIGNYLPFRWERIFGLDPARPLISPSRLNRLDMTDAKFVCAVRTNTGYYGDSLPVGHVDMCANGGKAQPSCSSAGRPELCSHNWSLCFMADSLDGRSELYTEPCSARCPPLRRIGPRGKNSLVIGHNMSDKTRGTYCVSTDDFPYCPKSDNDRGDKRCCHL